The Desmodus rotundus isolate HL8 chromosome 3, HLdesRot8A.1, whole genome shotgun sequence genome includes a region encoding these proteins:
- the CCDC163 gene encoding transmembrane protein CCDC163 gives MSKSVSWSEQLDALLSATDGNVARIKQRLYPLGVSAAGPQAQQPWALETPIVPERLSWAEAHSTSLRDEVTILRSQLRSQAQVTEALRQAVQGLLDEQEQQKYQICALEASLRLLQGGPERKALILEQRLDRLRRELQGLRIQVQEQAQAQIQAGPQKCGATSGLHQELQNERQLLWEESEILREELKLLRDQLTQHQELMLKQMAEGRQAQARSWKMLEQLQSGQEGKEAARTEAHDARRDQDLLRTSIHVLQSKLPLAATFTTSLPSSSSEAIRQNSNSSWELLRKLDLQKSTLSNLEPSNFQLQAQSIEQEDLSFKGPKILLSDL, from the exons ATGAGTAAGAGTGTGAGCTGGTCCGAGCAGCTCGACGCGCTTCTCAGTGCTACTGACGGAAATGTGGCCAGGATTAAG caGCGGTTGTATCCCCTTGGCGTCTCTGCTGCAG GACCCCAAGCTCAACAGCCTTGGGCTCTAGAGACTCCTATTGTGCCAGAGAGGCTGAGTTGGGCTGAGGCCCATAGCACATCGCTCAGGGATGAAGTTACTATTCTCAGATCCCAGCTTCGATCCCaggctcag GTGACTGAGGCACTAAGGCAAGCTGTTCAGGGCCTGCTGGATGAGCAAGAGCAGCAGAAGTACCAAATTTGTGCCCTGGAAG CATCACTAAGGTTGCTGCAGGGGGGCCCAGAGAGGAAGGCTCTTATTTTGGAGCAGCGCCTGGACAGGCTGAGAAGGGAACTGCAGGGCCTTCGAATCCAGGTGCAGGAACAGGCCCAAGCCCAGATACAAGCAGGACCACAAAAGTGCGGTGCTACCAGTGGCCTTCACCAAGAGCTGCAGAATGA GAGGCAACTGCTATGGGAGGAGTCGGAGATTctgagggaggaactgaagttgCTCCGGGACCAGCTAA CCCAGCATCAGGAGCTGATGCTGAAACAGATGGCTGAGGGGCGGCAAGCTCAGGCCCGCAGCTGGAAG ATGTTGGAGCAGCTGCAGAGTGGCCAGGAGGGCAAGGAGGCTGCCAGGACAGAGGCCCATGATGCCCGGCGGGACCAGGACCTCCTCAG GACTTCCATCCATGTCCTCCAGTCTAAGCTACCCCTAGCTGCCACCTTTACCACATCTCTTCCTTCATCCAGCTCTGAAGCCATTCGTCAGAACAGTAACAGTAGCTGGGAACTTTTAAGGAAGCTAG ATCTCCAGAAGAGCACTCTTTCTAACCTGGAACCCAGTAactttcagctccaggcccagagcaTTGAGCAGGAGGACCTGTCCTTTAAGGGCCCCAAGATACTCCTGAGTGACCTGTAA
- the MMACHC gene encoding cyanocobalamin reductase / alkylcobalamin dealkylase, whose protein sequence is MDPQVTELKQKIEDTLCPFGFEVYPFQVAWYNALLPPAFHLRLPGPTLAFLVLSTPAMFDRAFKPFLQSCHLQSLTDPVDQCVAYHLGRVRESLPELQMEVIADYEVHPNRRPKILAQTAAHVAGAAYYYRRQDVEADPWGTQHISGVCIHPRFGGWFAIRGVVLLPGVEVPDLPPTKPIDCVPGRADRIALLEGFNFHWRDWAYRDAVTPQERYSEEQKAYFSTPPAQRLALLGLAQPSEQPSSSPPELVLTTLVPNKPQNPSRTQGWFSPRASPPATPGP, encoded by the exons ATGGATCCGCAAGTCACAGAACTGAAGCAGAAAATCGAGGACACGTTGTGCCCTTTTGGCTTTGAGGTTTACCCCTTCCAG GTGGCATGGTACAATGCACTCCTACCTCCAGCCTTCCACCTACGCCTGCCAGGACCTACCCTGGCCTTCCTGGTACTCAGCACACCTGCCATGTTTGACCGGGCCTTCAAGCCCTTCTTGCAGAGTTGCCACCTGCAATCACTGACTGACCCCGTGGACCAGTGTGTGGCCTACCATCTGGGCCGTGTTAGAGAG AGCCTCCCAGAGCTGCAGATGGAAGTCATCGCTGACTATGAGGTACACCCCAACCGGCGCCCCAAGATTCTGGCCCAGACAGCAGCCCATGTGGCAGGGGCTGCTTACTACTACCGACGACAGGATGTAGAGGCTGATCCCTGGGGAACCCAG CATATATCAGGTGTGTGCATACATCCTCGATTTGGGGGCTGGTTTGCTATTCGAGGGGTAGTGCTGCTGCCAGGAGTAGAGGTGCCAGATCTGCCACCCACTAAACCCATCGACTGTGTACCAGGAAGAGCTGACCGAATTGCCCTGCTTGAAGGCTTCAATTTTCACTGGCGTGACTGGGCATACAGGGATGCTGTGACACCTCAGGAGCGCTACTCGGAAGAGCAGAAGGCCTACTTTTCCACACCACCCGCCCAACGCTTGGCATTGTTGGGCTTGGCCCAACCCTCAGAGCAGCCTAGCTCTTCACCCCCTGAGCTTGTCTTGACCACACTTGTACCCAACAAGCCTCAGAATCCCAGCAGAACCCAAGGGTGGTTCAGCCCCAGGGCCTCACCACCTGCCACTCCTGGTCCTTGa